Proteins encoded by one window of Microcoleus sp. FACHB-68:
- a CDS encoding sigma-70 family RNA polymerase sigma factor produces the protein MDKEWRENVLAGKEFDERLQQLAIAAKQHPPLSPQRQLVLNKLVNKILQASSLSHPQSGLWPPNLYEDLYNEALQKTFLEICQKIDRYNPEYAVMAWFNYLLGKRFQDVIKAWYSNQGRQEKIVISLDDLDHLVSRELPPAEKIVSESEMLRQFLEEDPENLLKTEHIRGYPQATFQYIALARFALEKTWEEISIELNDLSIQTLCSFFHRRLHKLMPYFQKYLQ, from the coding sequence ATGGATAAGGAATGGAGAGAAAACGTTCTAGCCGGCAAAGAGTTCGATGAGCGACTTCAACAGCTAGCAATCGCAGCTAAACAGCATCCACCTTTAAGTCCTCAAAGACAACTCGTTTTAAATAAACTGGTTAATAAAATTTTGCAAGCCAGCAGCCTTAGCCATCCCCAAAGCGGGTTATGGCCACCGAATCTTTATGAAGACCTTTATAACGAAGCTCTCCAGAAAACATTTCTTGAGATTTGTCAAAAAATTGATCGCTATAATCCAGAATATGCCGTAATGGCATGGTTTAATTATTTGCTGGGCAAGCGCTTCCAAGATGTTATCAAGGCATGGTACTCCAATCAGGGAAGACAAGAAAAAATCGTAATTTCCCTAGACGATCTAGACCACTTAGTTTCAAGAGAATTACCGCCGGCAGAAAAAATAGTATCTGAATCTGAGATGCTGCGGCAATTTCTTGAAGAAGATCCAGAAAATCTTTTAAAAACTGAGCATATTCGAGGGTATCCTCAAGCAACTTTTCAATATATCGCGCTCGCTAGATTTGCCCTAGAAAAAACCTGGGAAGAAATTTCTATTGAATTGAACGATCTGTCAATTCAGACGCTTTGTAGTTTTTTTCATCGGCGATTGCACAAATTAATGCCTTATTTCCAGAAGTATTTACAGTGA
- the yqeK gene encoding bis(5'-nucleosyl)-tetraphosphatase (symmetrical) YqeK — protein sequence MRDRVLAWLADNVPPPRLRHILGVEEMAVELAGHHGLDAEKAAQAGLMHDLAKYFKPQQLLGMAREEGLEIDSILEANPHLLHADVSAIVARDQFDVRDPEVLQAIRNHTLGQPAMSLLCCAVFVADSLEPSRGDTAELNAMRQVSRQNLYQAVWRTSDYSLGFLLETRQMIHPRTILTRNWALQLSALQGQTVKSLENRCISA from the coding sequence ATGCGAGATCGGGTTTTAGCCTGGTTAGCAGATAACGTTCCCCCGCCTCGCCTGAGACATATTCTGGGCGTGGAAGAAATGGCAGTTGAGCTAGCCGGTCATCACGGTCTTGATGCCGAAAAAGCAGCACAAGCCGGCTTAATGCACGATCTGGCGAAATATTTTAAGCCCCAGCAACTGTTGGGGATGGCGCGGGAAGAAGGATTGGAGATAGACTCAATCTTAGAAGCCAATCCGCATTTGCTCCATGCAGATGTTAGTGCCATTGTCGCCAGAGATCAGTTTGATGTGCGGGACCCGGAAGTCTTGCAGGCTATCCGCAACCACACATTAGGCCAGCCGGCGATGAGTTTGCTTTGTTGTGCGGTGTTTGTCGCTGATAGTTTAGAACCCAGTCGTGGGGACACGGCGGAATTGAACGCCATGCGGCAAGTGAGCCGGCAAAATCTCTATCAAGCAGTTTGGCGAACCAGCGATTATTCGCTAGGATTCTTGTTAGAAACCCGTCAGATGATTCACCCCCGAACCATACTGACCCGAAACTGGGCTTTGCAACTGAGCGCCCTTCAGGGGCAGACAGTCAAAAGCCTTGAAAATCGCTGCATTTCTGCATAA
- a CDS encoding CGLD27 family protein translates to MKDTSVSVCPVPAEQQPLNEYQELKESWFFRWGISDLRGYLTGIAWVWGISWAISGPVAASSFVPKKYLGQFLLSGAAGASFILALVLLRLYLGWWYVRNRLLNSTVVYEESGWYDGQCWEKNPEMLLRDRLVVTHQIQPILGRLHRTFGVLALAIVAGSLTWQFLSFKF, encoded by the coding sequence ATGAAGGATACTTCTGTGTCTGTATGTCCCGTCCCCGCCGAACAGCAACCGCTCAATGAGTATCAAGAACTAAAAGAGTCTTGGTTCTTTCGCTGGGGTATCAGCGATCTGCGGGGTTATTTAACGGGGATCGCCTGGGTATGGGGCATCAGTTGGGCAATTTCAGGGCCGGTAGCGGCATCCAGTTTTGTCCCAAAGAAGTATCTTGGCCAATTTCTCCTCAGCGGGGCAGCCGGTGCCAGTTTCATTTTGGCACTGGTGCTGCTGCGGCTGTATTTAGGCTGGTGGTATGTGCGAAATCGCCTGCTGAATTCTACCGTTGTGTATGAAGAGTCCGGGTGGTATGACGGTCAGTGCTGGGAAAAAAACCCGGAAATGCTGCTGCGAGACCGGCTGGTTGTCACCCACCAAATCCAACCGATTCTGGGCCGGCTCCATCGCACATTCGGCGTTTTGGCACTCGCAATCGTTGCCGGTAGCCTAACTTGGCAATTTTTAAGTTTTAAGTTTTGA
- a CDS encoding 3-oxoacyl-[acyl-carrier-protein] synthase III C-terminal domain-containing protein yields the protein MYSAYINSIGKFLPGNPVSNDQMEDYLGKVGGRPSKVKNRILKSNGIQQRHYALDSQQNTTYLNSQMAAYAVRDALSQIDLEPAAIDLLACGTSWPDLLVPGFASMVHGELPEFSPLETLSSQGVCCAGVAALKYATSQVQLGTKRAAFAVASELASRLFKHTNFEAEEAIKSGQPLSFDTEFLRWMLSDGAGAVLIQNHPNATGISLKIEWIELISHANAYPVCMYAGVEDATAKKSWMDYPSYVAAATAGAINLRQNIRLLDKVIKLGVEGWLKLIELGRVRPEDIDWLLCHYSSHFFRGQIVELLEKAGCMIPEEKWFTNLYTRGNTGCASIYLMLEELFHSGKLQAGQKIFCFVPESGRFTTAYMMLSVVDASSGVGVAPVTSQAASTALFAGGKGESDMSANFSETTPLESIKLGNEESPQAYLLRELAQVWLGFERQIRSVPVVRKLHRGEFTIEDYKALLRNLRPQVVEGARWIARAASNMIDFRLRSTFIGHAQDEHRDYQMLERNYVSVGGALDEIVNAEKNIGSEALSAFIFHQASRDNPVDLIGSMFIIEGLGNQLAGQWAVQIKQTLGLRDEQVSFLAYHGTNDELHIGKLEALINAEWMTEEIARRIVKTAQVTARLYLLQLEEIR from the coding sequence ATGTACAGTGCTTACATCAACAGCATCGGTAAATTTTTACCTGGAAATCCAGTTAGTAATGACCAAATGGAAGACTATCTGGGTAAAGTTGGGGGACGCCCTTCTAAGGTTAAAAACCGCATTCTCAAAAGCAATGGCATCCAGCAGCGCCATTACGCACTTGATAGCCAGCAAAATACCACCTATCTAAACAGTCAAATGGCTGCTTATGCGGTGCGAGATGCCCTTTCTCAAATCGATCTAGAACCGGCAGCAATTGATTTACTGGCTTGTGGCACAAGTTGGCCAGATTTATTGGTGCCGGGATTTGCAAGCATGGTACACGGAGAATTACCTGAATTTTCTCCTTTGGAAACGCTTTCTAGCCAAGGGGTGTGCTGTGCCGGCGTGGCTGCTTTAAAATATGCCACTTCTCAAGTTCAGTTAGGGACAAAACGGGCAGCTTTTGCTGTGGCGTCTGAATTAGCGTCTCGCTTGTTTAAACACACTAATTTTGAAGCGGAAGAGGCAATTAAATCAGGACAGCCGCTTTCATTTGATACCGAGTTTTTGCGTTGGATGCTTTCGGATGGTGCCGGGGCGGTTTTGATACAAAATCATCCTAATGCAACAGGAATTAGTTTAAAAATTGAGTGGATTGAATTAATTTCTCACGCCAATGCTTACCCAGTTTGTATGTATGCCGGCGTGGAAGATGCCACTGCTAAAAAAAGTTGGATGGATTATCCGTCTTATGTAGCAGCAGCAACAGCAGGGGCGATCAACTTACGGCAGAATATTCGCTTACTCGATAAGGTCATTAAATTAGGCGTTGAAGGTTGGCTGAAGTTAATAGAATTAGGCCGTGTTCGTCCTGAAGACATTGACTGGTTACTCTGCCATTACTCTTCGCATTTCTTCCGGGGTCAAATTGTTGAATTGCTTGAAAAAGCCGGCTGCATGATTCCCGAAGAAAAATGGTTTACAAATCTCTACACACGAGGCAACACCGGCTGTGCTTCTATTTACTTAATGCTGGAAGAACTTTTCCATTCTGGCAAGTTGCAAGCCGGTCAAAAAATCTTCTGCTTTGTGCCAGAAAGTGGGCGATTTACAACGGCTTATATGATGTTAAGTGTGGTTGACGCGTCTTCAGGGGTGGGAGTTGCGCCTGTGACATCACAAGCGGCATCGACTGCCCTTTTTGCAGGCGGCAAGGGAGAATCAGATATGTCTGCCAATTTCTCTGAAACTACCCCATTAGAGAGCATCAAACTCGGAAATGAAGAATCCCCGCAAGCTTATTTGTTGCGTGAGTTAGCCCAGGTTTGGTTGGGATTTGAGCGTCAAATTCGTTCGGTGCCGGTGGTGCGAAAATTGCATCGAGGTGAATTCACCATCGAAGACTATAAAGCACTGTTGCGAAACCTGCGTCCTCAAGTCGTGGAAGGCGCACGATGGATTGCTCGTGCCGCTTCAAATATGATAGATTTCCGCTTACGTTCCACCTTCATTGGTCATGCACAGGACGAGCATCGTGACTATCAAATGCTTGAACGCAATTATGTCTCTGTGGGAGGTGCCTTAGACGAAATTGTGAACGCTGAGAAAAACATCGGAAGTGAAGCGCTTTCTGCATTCATTTTCCATCAGGCATCGCGAGACAACCCGGTAGATTTAATCGGGAGTATGTTTATTATCGAAGGTTTGGGAAATCAGCTTGCCGGCCAATGGGCTGTCCAGATTAAACAAACTTTGGGATTGCGAGATGAGCAAGTTTCTTTCTTAGCTTATCACGGCACGAATGATGAATTGCATATTGGTAAACTGGAAGCTTTAATCAATGCAGAATGGATGACGGAAGAGATTGCCCGTCGCATTGTGAAAACGGCTCAAGTAACGGCTCGTTTGTACTTGCTGCAACTAGAGGAAATCCGCTAA
- a CDS encoding DUF1822 family protein, producing MNRTTESSLTFTVSLSFEAHLLAEQHCRQHAQPQKSKQVYLNALAIYAVDFYCQCMGYETDGETSDSHNPLMQKFMDVADLNVKRLGKLECRPVLPNAEVLQVPAEAWNDRIGYVAVQLNQSLKQAILLGFAPSVAEKQGIIPLRELHSLSDFPRYLSEFSQVPKESSFQLVNLRNWLAGTFETGWQTIDKRFELKEVSLASAFRCRTLKLRGKTKEELIEIVQTTEDEEIRWEAAELLWEIDPNNPASGVRKVADLGFQLAARAVALMVGVLPKPDRSLAIVLRVYPMASQSYLPAALQLIGLDEAGTSFFEVQAREQDNYIQFKFTADPGDRFSVKVALDGISITEHFII from the coding sequence ATGAATCGGACAACTGAAAGTTCCTTAACATTTACAGTATCGCTATCTTTTGAGGCTCATTTACTTGCCGAACAACATTGCCGGCAGCACGCACAACCTCAGAAATCTAAACAAGTTTATCTCAACGCCTTGGCAATATATGCAGTAGATTTTTACTGTCAGTGCATGGGATATGAAACGGATGGAGAAACGAGCGACAGTCACAATCCATTAATGCAGAAATTTATGGATGTGGCAGATTTGAATGTCAAACGGTTAGGAAAATTAGAGTGTCGTCCAGTTTTGCCAAATGCCGAAGTTCTTCAAGTGCCGGCGGAGGCTTGGAATGACCGAATTGGCTATGTAGCCGTGCAGCTAAATCAATCGCTTAAACAAGCTATCCTGCTTGGATTTGCCCCAAGCGTAGCAGAGAAACAAGGAATCATACCGTTGCGTGAGTTGCACTCGCTTTCCGACTTCCCTCGCTACCTCTCAGAATTTTCTCAAGTCCCTAAAGAATCATCATTCCAACTCGTGAATTTGAGAAATTGGCTAGCGGGTACTTTTGAAACGGGTTGGCAGACGATTGATAAACGGTTCGAGTTAAAAGAAGTCAGCCTAGCTTCGGCATTTCGCTGCAGAACTTTAAAATTGCGCGGCAAAACCAAAGAAGAGTTAATCGAAATTGTGCAAACAACCGAGGATGAAGAAATTCGCTGGGAAGCTGCGGAACTCCTATGGGAAATTGATCCAAACAATCCTGCAAGTGGAGTGAGAAAAGTAGCCGATCTAGGCTTTCAGTTGGCGGCGCGTGCGGTTGCCCTAATGGTTGGCGTTTTACCCAAGCCGGATCGCAGTTTGGCAATTGTCTTACGAGTGTATCCGATGGCAAGTCAAAGCTATCTACCGGCAGCTTTACAACTGATTGGACTCGATGAAGCCGGCACTTCTTTTTTTGAAGTTCAAGCCAGAGAACAAGATAACTACATTCAGTTTAAGTTTACCGCCGATCCTGGAGATCGATTTAGTGTCAAAGTTGCTCTAGACGGCATTAGCATCACAGAGCATTTTATAATCTAA
- a CDS encoding DUF2207 domain-containing protein yields the protein MKNYRLIKRLFLPLVSVLVAGLIGIAHATAQDTPFYWQFINVNIDVQNNGDMLVTETQKYVFKTAYTTERYRYIPLDRVDEVRDISVEENGKTLLSQTGKENNKLWIRWQHELNPPETHTFVVKYRVVGGLQVDSQNTLVYWKAIFADRKAPVQTATVKVKLPESLSGKVHYFRSFGVPAITREINPRTFEFFAAQPLLPGQELEVKIAFPTKILNLSKSRWQQGNFLGSLVAFSFTYWFLTVPFIVLVVGAWASNLRESLCPQCKAFTLKRTSELLFYPTRNLAGRRRVTNHCQNCSYHSEYHQTISQPSESYGSYGNYGGYGGDAGGGGGGGGGGGGGGGGGGGGGGGGG from the coding sequence ATGAAAAATTATCGATTAATTAAACGACTCTTTTTGCCATTAGTTAGTGTATTGGTTGCAGGTTTGATAGGAATTGCCCATGCCACTGCACAAGATACGCCGTTTTACTGGCAGTTTATCAACGTCAATATCGATGTCCAAAATAACGGAGATATGTTAGTCACAGAAACACAAAAATATGTTTTCAAAACTGCCTATACAACCGAAAGATATCGTTATATACCGCTAGATAGAGTTGATGAAGTCAGAGATATAAGTGTTGAAGAGAACGGCAAAACCCTTCTCAGTCAAACCGGCAAAGAGAATAACAAGCTTTGGATTCGCTGGCAGCATGAATTAAATCCCCCTGAAACCCATACATTCGTGGTGAAATATCGGGTCGTTGGTGGATTGCAGGTTGATAGTCAGAATACTCTAGTTTATTGGAAAGCAATTTTTGCTGATCGCAAAGCTCCTGTCCAGACTGCGACAGTTAAGGTAAAGTTACCTGAGTCTCTCTCAGGAAAGGTTCACTATTTCAGGAGTTTTGGGGTGCCGGCAATCACTCGTGAAATAAATCCCAGAACGTTTGAGTTTTTTGCGGCTCAGCCACTTTTGCCCGGACAAGAGTTAGAAGTTAAAATCGCATTTCCCACAAAGATTCTTAACCTTTCTAAATCTCGCTGGCAACAAGGTAACTTCTTAGGAAGTCTTGTGGCATTTTCCTTCACCTATTGGTTCTTGACAGTTCCCTTTATAGTTTTAGTTGTTGGAGCTTGGGCCAGTAACCTTCGCGAGAGTCTTTGCCCTCAATGTAAAGCATTCACGTTAAAACGCACTAGCGAACTTTTATTTTATCCAACCAGAAACTTAGCTGGACGACGACGAGTTACAAACCACTGCCAAAACTGCTCTTACCATAGCGAGTATCACCAGACGATTTCGCAACCCTCAGAAAGCTACGGTAGCTATGGTAACTATGGTGGCTATGGTGGCGACGCTGGTGGCGGCGGCGGCGGTGGCGGTGGCGGTGGCGGTGGCGGCGGCGGCGGTGGCGGCGGTGGTGGCGGTGGCGGTTAA
- a CDS encoding glycosyltransferase family 4 protein has product MRILIYSYNYHPEPIGIAPLMTELAEGLVARGHQLRVVTGMPNYPERRIYQGYQGRWYMTERRNNVTIQRSTLWIRGPHPNLLDRILLDASFVCTSMVHALKSWPPEVILATVPPLPIGVPASMLGWIRQCPVVLNVQDILPEAAVHVGLLKNKAMIGVFESLEKFAYHNAHTISVIADGFVDNLISKGVPASKIVKISNWVDVDFIRPMPKEDNPFRAAHQLNNKFVVLYSGNIGLTQGLETVIEASVRLRHIPEIAFVIVGEPSAIHELRDYRKACGAPPVLLLPFQDREHLPDLLAGADVALVLQKHNVISFNMPSKIPLHLASGRPIVASVPATGTAAKAVKESGGGIVVPPEDAEALAAAILDLYKHPDKAEALGRQGRQHAIEHYGFEQALDRYEALFEAVKASAGK; this is encoded by the coding sequence ATGCGTATTTTAATTTATTCCTACAACTACCACCCAGAGCCGATCGGCATCGCCCCCCTGATGACCGAACTGGCAGAAGGTTTAGTGGCGCGAGGCCATCAACTGCGCGTCGTCACCGGGATGCCCAACTATCCGGAACGCCGAATTTACCAAGGCTACCAAGGCCGGTGGTACATGACCGAACGCAGAAACAATGTCACCATCCAGCGCAGCACCCTATGGATTCGTGGGCCGCATCCTAACCTGCTTGACCGCATATTGCTGGATGCCAGCTTTGTCTGTACCAGCATGGTACACGCCCTCAAAAGTTGGCCGCCGGAAGTTATCTTAGCGACTGTGCCACCCCTGCCCATCGGCGTGCCGGCAAGTATGTTGGGTTGGATTCGCCAGTGTCCTGTCGTGCTTAATGTTCAAGACATTCTGCCCGAAGCCGCCGTCCATGTGGGTTTGCTCAAAAACAAAGCCATGATTGGCGTATTTGAATCCCTGGAAAAATTTGCCTACCACAACGCCCACACGATCAGCGTGATTGCTGATGGGTTTGTGGACAATTTGATCAGTAAGGGAGTGCCGGCCAGTAAAATTGTCAAAATTTCCAACTGGGTTGATGTGGATTTCATCCGCCCGATGCCGAAAGAAGACAACCCGTTCCGCGCCGCCCATCAGCTCAACAACAAATTTGTGGTGCTCTACTCCGGCAATATTGGCCTCACCCAAGGCTTAGAAACCGTTATTGAGGCATCCGTCCGCTTGCGCCACATTCCAGAGATTGCCTTTGTGATTGTGGGAGAACCCAGCGCTATCCATGAATTGCGCGATTATCGCAAAGCCTGTGGTGCGCCTCCTGTCTTGCTCTTGCCATTTCAAGACCGCGAACATTTGCCGGATCTGCTGGCTGGGGCTGATGTGGCGTTAGTTTTGCAAAAGCATAATGTGATTTCCTTCAATATGCCGTCCAAGATCCCCCTGCACCTTGCGAGTGGTCGTCCGATCGTGGCCTCGGTTCCCGCCACCGGCACCGCAGCAAAAGCTGTTAAGGAAAGCGGCGGCGGGATCGTCGTGCCTCCAGAAGACGCAGAGGCATTGGCAGCGGCCATTCTAGACTTGTACAAGCATCCCGATAAAGCTGAAGCACTGGGTCGTCAAGGCCGGCAGCACGCCATCGAGCATTATGGATTTGAGCAAGCTTTAGATCGCTATGAAGCGTTGTTTGAGGCGGTCAAAGCCAGTGCCGGCAAATAG
- a CDS encoding asparaginase, which produces MTMGKRTQAAQLEVRLLREGIIESKHQVQAVVCDNRGRVLSVAGNAETAAFVRSALKPFQALAVLTTGTLERFGLTDKDLAIICSSHKGTIEQSRQAFNILWRADVDPSALQCPVPEGKRSRLEYNCSGKHAGMLAVSRQRNWPLTSYLQRNHPVQQLILTKVAELLRMPAAEFIGARDDCGAPTYFMQLAQMASLYAQLASGSSLDMERIVRAMTHHPVMVAGEGEFDTQLMRLSEGELVSKSGAEGIQCIGRVGEGMGLAIKAMDGAKRAKYAVAIHLLKQMGWITPSMAETLSESYMSLNDFKRLDVVGELSML; this is translated from the coding sequence ATGACAATGGGAAAACGAACTCAAGCCGCACAACTGGAAGTCAGACTGTTGCGGGAAGGCATTATTGAATCGAAGCATCAAGTCCAGGCAGTCGTATGTGACAACCGGGGACGCGTTTTATCTGTGGCCGGCAATGCGGAAACTGCCGCCTTTGTCCGGTCGGCCCTCAAGCCGTTTCAAGCCCTAGCGGTGCTGACAACCGGCACCCTCGAACGCTTCGGCTTAACTGACAAAGACTTAGCGATTATCTGTAGCTCTCACAAAGGGACTATTGAGCAATCGCGGCAAGCTTTTAACATCCTCTGGCGGGCGGATGTTGATCCGTCAGCGCTGCAGTGCCCGGTTCCCGAAGGTAAACGCAGCCGGTTGGAATACAACTGCTCAGGCAAACACGCCGGAATGCTTGCAGTCAGCCGGCAGCGAAATTGGCCACTCACCTCTTATTTGCAGCGCAACCATCCAGTGCAGCAGCTAATTTTGACGAAAGTTGCCGAACTGCTGCGGATGCCGGCAGCCGAATTTATCGGCGCACGAGATGACTGCGGCGCACCCACTTATTTTATGCAACTGGCGCAAATGGCGTCCCTGTACGCTCAGTTGGCGTCTGGCAGCAGTTTGGATATGGAGCGCATTGTTCGCGCCATGACGCATCATCCAGTCATGGTGGCGGGAGAGGGCGAGTTTGATACCCAACTGATGCGCTTGAGTGAGGGAGAGTTGGTGAGTAAATCCGGCGCTGAAGGAATTCAGTGCATTGGCAGAGTGGGTGAAGGCATGGGTTTGGCGATTAAGGCGATGGACGGTGCCAAGCGGGCAAAATATGCCGTCGCGATTCACTTACTCAAGCAAATGGGTTGGATAACTCCTTCGATGGCGGAAACGCTTTCAGAGAGTTACATGAGTCTGAACGACTTTAAGCGTTTGGATGTGGTTGGGGAACTCTCTATGCTTTAG
- a CDS encoding KGK domain-containing protein codes for MKFEQLEGENHVFSIEEKDMMISDHYRDKVHVTSALSKFLTEFLLYKLGSNPGSAWVNEGVKSQLLKIGASQWIHGRVRYRIVVEFCPDEPEPSPPSGLEEFRQ; via the coding sequence ATGAAATTTGAACAGTTAGAGGGAGAGAACCACGTCTTCTCTATAGAAGAAAAAGATATGATGATTTCCGATCACTATCGTGATAAGGTTCACGTAACAAGCGCTTTATCAAAGTTCTTGACTGAATTCTTATTGTATAAACTAGGTAGCAACCCAGGGTCTGCATGGGTAAATGAAGGCGTAAAAAGTCAGCTCCTAAAAATTGGTGCCTCTCAATGGATTCATGGAAGGGTTAGGTACAGGATAGTAGTTGAATTTTGCCCTGACGAACCCGAACCCTCTCCTCCCTCCGGGTTAGAAGAGTTTCGTCAATAG
- a CDS encoding KGK domain-containing protein yields the protein MPFEQIDEGDHVVSIEEDTQFRIPLESVQVVSKWLSRLNGFLFRNLIGDERWINEGMTAKFLKLGSSQWIKGKVRIRVVIEFCPDEPEPSPPSGLEEFRQ from the coding sequence ATGCCATTTGAACAGATAGATGAAGGCGACCATGTTGTTTCTATAGAGGAGGATACTCAATTCCGCATCCCGCTAGAGAGCGTTCAAGTAGTAAGCAAATGGCTAAGTCGTCTAAATGGATTTTTGTTTAGGAATTTAATAGGAGATGAACGATGGATAAACGAAGGTATGACAGCAAAATTCCTAAAACTCGGAAGCTCTCAATGGATTAAAGGAAAAGTCAGAATCAGAGTAGTTATTGAATTCTGCCCTGACGAACCCGAACCCTCTCCTCCCTCCGGGTTAGAAGAGTTCCGTCAATAA
- the rsfS gene encoding ribosome silencing factor, protein MSDYSKVDLVNTGTLNSDTSRAIAMTAAQAADDRKGGDIVLLGVAEVSYLADYFVMVTGFSRVQVRAISQSVQDKIEIEWQRLPLRVEGQAEGSWVLLDYGDVIVHVLMAKEREFYNLEAFWGHAERIEFSAAGLGRE, encoded by the coding sequence ATGTCAGATTATTCCAAAGTCGATTTAGTCAACACCGGCACGCTCAACTCAGATACCAGTCGAGCCATTGCCATGACGGCTGCCCAAGCGGCAGATGACCGCAAGGGCGGAGATATTGTTTTGCTGGGAGTGGCAGAAGTGTCTTACCTGGCAGATTATTTTGTCATGGTCACCGGCTTTTCCCGGGTGCAGGTACGGGCAATTTCCCAGTCTGTTCAAGACAAGATAGAAATAGAGTGGCAGCGCCTTCCCTTGCGTGTTGAAGGGCAAGCAGAGGGCAGTTGGGTGCTGCTAGACTACGGCGATGTGATTGTTCACGTATTGATGGCGAAAGAACGGGAATTTTACAATCTAGAGGCTTTTTGGGGCCACGCCGAACGGATAGAATTTTCAGCAGCCGGCCTAGGGAGAGAGTAG